tcgaatgtttaactccccgggatctatataaaCTTTGGAAGTGTCGCCTTTGTAACAATACTACTACCAACTCTTCCTgtagaaactcaataattcaacgccacataggaccacaatcatcaataatgaCAATGGcatcacacgaccaatgacaataactaacacaagaatccatacacgtaccttaaggttgtgatgtcttAGTCGGGCCCTTCTCTGGAGGAGGAAATAAGTGGGGATATatagacttcatgtcttcctcggcaaaccaagtcatttcttccacattgttgtttctccaaagtactttcaccgaggctgcgtctttagttctcaatctccaaaCATGTCTGTCTAATATAGTAATGGgagtttcttcatatgatagctgctctgtgacgTGAACGTCATCAACTGACACGATTCtggaaggatctccgatacatttatggagcatagacacatgaaagactggatgtacagactccaagtccgaaggcaagtctaactcatatgctacctggcctaccttgcgtatgatcctaTATGGTTCAATGTACCGAGGGATAAGTTTTCCTTtattaccgaacctcataacacctttcatcggtgatacctttaggaatacccaatcgtcaacctgaaactccaagtctcaccgttgattatccgcataagacttctgacggctttgagctgctaatagcctttcctgtataagcttaattttctcgattgcctgttgtaccaattctggtcctactaacgtagtttccccaacatcgaaccaccctataggcgacctacacttccaTCCATAAAGAGCtttgtatggagccatctgaatactggaatggtagatattattatatgcgaactcaataagcagtagatgatcatcccagctacccctgaagtctatcacacaagcccgtaatatatcctcaagtgtctgaatagtacgctcagcttgtccgtctgtctggggatgaaatgttgtactaagacttacctgagtccccaatcctttttggaaggacctccagaagttagctgtaaattgagctcctctatccgagataatagatacaggGACACCATGCAGTCATACaatctccttaatataaagccttgcataatcctctacggaatatgtagtcctaacgggcagAAAATGGGCCGATTTGGTAAGCTTGTCAACCATAACCCATATataatcgaacttacgctgggtacgaggtaagcctacgatgaaatccatattgattacttcccatttccaagtcggaatctccatagcctgcaataatccatcgggtttttgatgctcaatcttaacctgctgacagttagggcactaagcaacaaactccgctatatcctttttcattctgtaCCACCAATATAATTCCCTGAtatcgtgatacatctttgttgatcctggatggatagaataacgagaataatgagtttctcccataacctgctgacGCAGCCCTACagcattagggacacataatcatcCTCGATATCTGAAGACCCCATCTTCTATAATCTCAAacggtgtcttctccttctgaggggtggtGTCCTTATAATGAACTAACACgggatcctcgtactggcgttccttcacttcagttactaaagaggatgttgtcgtatcctgaatagtaatcccaatatcacctgagtccagtaaccgaactccaagactagctagctgatgaatctcatgggttATTCCCCTCttttctggctgtaaatatgataggccACCCATATATCTACGACTGAGGGCATCGGCTACCacgttcgccttccccggatggtataaaatatcaacgtcataatctttaagttgctccaaccatctcctttgatgtaaattcaattccttttgcttgaagatatactggaggctcttatgatctgtatagatatcaacatgaataccatataagtagtgcctcctcatctttagtgcatgaatcactacGGCTAATTCTAAATCATGGgttgggtaattcttctcgtgctctcttagttgtctagaagcataagctacaaccttaccatgctgcatcagtacacaacccaatccaacgcccgaagcatcataatagataacataaccattAGTCCCTTCTGGGAGCGTTAGAACCGGTGCTAAAGTTAACCTGTCCTGCCTGAAAACTCCGTttgcaagcatcagtccattgaaactttgctcccttataagtcaactttgtcaaaggtgctgaaagggaagaaaatccctctacaaatctcctataataacctgccaaaccgagaaagctacgaacctccgtcggtgtcatGGGTCTAGGCCACATCTTTagtgcctcaatcttttgtgtatcaacccggataccttcacccgaaatgatatgcccaaggaaagctacagagttcaaccaaaattcatatttagagaattttgcatacaacttcccttttgtaaaactctgagcacagtacgcaaataATCTGCATGTTCAGTCTCTGaatgagaatacaccaatatatcatcaataaatatgaTTACGAACatatctagaaagggtctgaagatacggttcatcaaatccatgaatactgttggggcattagtcaaaccgaatgacaggacacgaaactcaaagtgcacatatctggtcctgaatgttgttttcggaatatccttctccttaacccttacctgatggtacccggacctcaagtctatttttgagaaacacttggcaccttgcaactaatcaaataaatcatcaatcctctggagagggtacttattcttgatagtcaccttattcaactgtctataatcaatgcaaatctgtaaggaaccatctttcttcctcacaaataacacatgtGCTCCCCACAGTGATGTaataggtctgataaagcctttttcaaccaagtcctttagttgttccttcaactctttcagctctgcgggggccattctatacggaggaatagatattggttgagtatctggtagtaggtcaatagcaaactcaatttctcgctttGGCAGAAGACCCGGAAGCTCATGGGGAAAagcatcgggaaactcattaaccacagggatagattgaatggttggtgaATCTATTTTCACAtcctgaacccgaactaagtgataaatatagccctttctgatcatcttccttgctttgagataggaaataaatctacctctcggcgacgccgtattacctttccactccaaaataGGCTCccttgaaaattgaaataggaccatctttgatctacaatcaacgttggcatgacaagaagccaaccaatccatactcattataacatcaaattctaccatatctaactcgattaggCCCGCTAcggtagatcgactatgaactactattaTACAACCTCTATATACTCGCTTAGCTATTGCTGAGTCCCCAACAGGTATAGATACCTCAAAAGGTTTGACCAattcaggttttattccaaacttactagaaACCAActgagtaacatatgataaggtagaacctaggtcaatcagtgcatatacatcatatgaggagactgataatatacctataACAACATCAGGCGATGACTCCTGATCATGTTGACCTGCTAACGCATAAATGCGGTTTTGAGgatcgctcgagctagatgctccgccTCTTCCTCTACCACGACCCATTGGTGCTTATGAACCTTGCCcaggggggcgtactgatgatgacgaacccgctacagatcccgctggctgagctatgcttgcatcacctctcGTTGGATAATCCCTCATAACATGGCCAGGATAACCATAAGTATAACAAATACCCAACCCCATACGGCACTGCccggcatgctgcttaccacactaaGCACATCAtggcaagggtggcctcatctgacttgactcacccctatactgagaacctgAGGCCCTGAAATTCTGAccaggccctgaatatgtggaacgatcaaatctcttacCGACAAATTGAGGGGGCgcgctagccgatggctgggctaGATACCTCGGGTATTGTGGTCTCTaatcacctcgaaactcaccagaaggacccgaagacCTCACTCTCTTATTTTAGGCCCTATCAAGGtcacgatcggccctctacttctgcttacgctcctctacaccctgagcatatgcctgaatacgagaaatatccataTCTGCCTGAAGTGAGACTGACATACAATCGTTAAGCAAGTGCGGCtctaaccccatcacgaaccggtgaacccgatcctccatcttaaaTACAATAGTGGGCCCATACCTAGCTAACGAATCAAACTGAAGACTGTACTCTCAAACACTCATGTTACCCTACCGAAGGGTTAAGAACCTATCAaatctggcccgtctaagctctggtggcagataatgacgaagaaaagcctctgtaaactcctgccatactgctggaggggcattctcacctctggacaattcccaagactcgtaccaattaactgctacctcttggagtctataggaagctagctcaactgactcagtcgcattggacttcattaccctcaaagtcctctgcattctatcgataaatacctgagggtcttcGTTTGGATCTGCCCCAAtgaataccggagggtccaaattaatgaaatcacgaacctcGCACTGACGGatctatctgcatgaccaattcCTACCTCCTGACATCGAGCatgtgcggctactaatcgagttaatagctgaatagcatctctcatctcctgacccggtaCATTTGGCTAAGGAGCTGGACGTACAGGGGCGGGCGCTGGAGCTAGTGCCCCTTGGAGCTCTActggagagggcggggtatgtgaagtctaagatggaatctcactatgagactctccccgagccctggtaactcgtggcacTCAACTAGTAGTCTCACCAACCACGGACTTTCCCTTCTAGTTGGCTGTAATCTTCAGAGGCATCACTGAAAACGTAACATATCGTTAAgaacatgaattcttatatcgcacgatctaagataagaagagaAGATAATATCCTATATATCATGTAGCctcctgtctataagtgtggcgcataacacacccataagcaagactctactagacacggtctataGACAATCCTAGGAcagaaccgctctgataccacttttgtcacgacccaaatcgatgagccgcgacgggtgcccgagtcctacctgtcgaacacccttaagcatgtgACTAATGTATGAACATGAAAAACTTCTATTGAATTATGAGAATAACATACATTAGGGAAATCTacccaaaagacatatgtacatatacgtgAAGAATACATAGGGTGAGCCGAAAAGgttgctatagacaactatatacccaaaactggaagccggcagggccacatactatccaactatacatattgtctacaaacctctaatagaatatacaactgtacaaggatgggactgggccacgtcatacccatatatgtatacaagcatatcgtaccaaaatcaaaagcagctccggatcaaatggagcacgccaactctcgctgatcaaggatcctaagaagggggactgtcagcttgtctacctgcacctgcgggcatgaaatgcaggccccgggaaatagggagtcagtacgaataatgtactgagtatgtaaggcataaaaatcagtacataacaaACATAGATGAAACGTGGAATAAGGAattccacctgtaagtctaaatcactttgtaaatcctgaaacatttataatgtcatgcacgtgtgtacaaatgtcgtgtcatgcatgggtgtaggtgttcataacatcatcaagcctctgagggcatcccatcatattatctcggctACTGTgagaaaaatcatcaacatataccagctgatcaggtggtggtgcgtatataacgccgtaaccttttcccatatcccatatacatatatatatatgcatatataacgtcatctggtcataggtcaatatacatgtataaatgcatgaaatgcataagaaatacatttataagatttctcggaatgtcataaaaataatatgcctgtcggataaactttatcaaatacatatttttctaagacccatgaacaaaagatataataatatttcacttggggaatcaagaatatagacacccctagtatttctatgaatagagtcatttatggaagttgtgcatttactcgtttcattcgtgtcgtatagatcatgccaaaaagaaagaagggatgaccttaacatacctgagtcgattctcttgacaatcatctaacacacattaattgcgacaaaacacgaaACAAGTCGTATGAAAAGCTCGAAGCAATAACGTTTCTATGCAAAGATAATCTTGGCTGAAACTTTTCCTTAAGTGATTAGCAATAATGTTTCTATGCAAGGAAGTCTCGGTTGAAGCTCTTatcttgcttatgtgacttacgcTTGTGACTTATGTTTGTAACATACAAACATTTACGTTTGAATGCATAGAAGAATGGGTTTGTGACTTATGTTTCTTAAGAATAGATATGACTCACGTTATATGTGTCTTTCCTTTATTAAATGGAAATGACTCACATTCTTAAGACTTGCCATATAACATagtgacttaagagtcacaattcTTGGATTGGTTTGTTGCCACGTGGGGGATGTTTTGTCTTAATCACAttctttaattaatcacccacaactccttaattaattaggtaatgttccattacccaataattaatcaattacccacataattaagaattatctcaacttacttaaaatactactcacttttaacacactttatgtatcCTACTATCGTGGTTGtagggtaccttgtatggcattagtccataaatgcCGGGTAttgtagctcggaccgtatttttatcccaaatcgacaacgttcaacgaaactcattttctttgattcgtttaccctttatccCTCACCgcacttacttatcgctcgtTATAAATAGCATGAATGCGTATAAACTCAAgaaaatctcattcccgagtctacatcgattaactgaagacgaaactttgacgtacgaaaatgcgagatgtaacagacaagatgcgggaagcacgACTTAGATGGTTagggcacgtgcggaggagaagACTAGATGCCCCGattaggaggtgtgagcggttttCTTTGGCAGGTACAAGAAGAGGTAGAggacggc
This sequence is a window from Nicotiana tomentosiformis chromosome 5, ASM39032v3, whole genome shotgun sequence. Protein-coding genes within it:
- the LOC138892526 gene encoding uncharacterized protein, which produces MGRGRGRGGASSSSDPQNRIYALAGQHDQESSPDVVIGILSVSSYDVYALIDLGSTLSYVTQLVSSKFGIKPELVKPFEVSIPVGDSAIAKRVYRGCIIVVHSRSTVAGLIELDMVEFDVIMSMDWLASCHANVDCRSKMVLFQFSREPILEWKGNTASPRGRFISYLKARKMIRKGYIYHLVRVQDVKIDSPTIQSIPVVNEFPDAFPHELPGLLPKREIEFAIDLLPDTQPISIPPYRMAPAELKELKEQLKDLVEKGFIRPITSLWGAHVLFVRKKDGSLQICIDYRQLNKSFTKGKLYAKFSKYEFWLNSVAFLGHIISGEGIRVDTQKIEALKMWPRPMTPTEVRSFLGLAGYYRRFVEGFSSLSAPLTKLTYKGAKFQWTDACKRSFQAGQPEKRGITHEIHQLASLGVRLLDSGDIGITIQDTTTSSLVTEVKERQYEDPVLVHYKDTTPQKEKTPFEIIEDGVFRYRG